The Cucumis melo cultivar AY chromosome 6, USDA_Cmelo_AY_1.0, whole genome shotgun sequence genome includes a region encoding these proteins:
- the LOC103500125 gene encoding probable indole-3-pyruvate monooxygenase YUCCA10: MADTTVIIIGAGPSGLATAASLTLSSISYIIIEREDCSVPLWRKHSYDRLHLHVPNRFCHLPAMPFPSSTPNYLPKVNFLDYLDRYAENFRIRPLYRRNVEAAQFDHPEGKWKVRARNLDKGEMEEFRSRFLVVATGETAEAYTPAVPGMEEFGGDLMHSTKFKSGKGFEGKNVLVVGAGNSGMEIALDLCLHAANTSLVVRSPVHFMSRRMIGLGLDMLKYNLPIWFVDSLMVMLSKLIYGNLTNYGIKRPVEGPFSMKAKYGKYPIIDVGTLEQIKCGQIQVLATEIASIKGKNNVVFKNGKCYQFDSIIFCTGFKRSTNLWLKGDEYLLNDDGLPKPSYPNHWKGKNGLYCVGLSRRGLYGANLDAQNVAKDISTQIYKFGS; encoded by the exons ATGGCAGATACTACTGTGATAATCATCGGGGCAGGTCCTTCCGGCCTTGCTACCGCCGCTTCTCTAACCCTTTCATCAATCTCATACATTATCATCGAAAGAGAAGATTGTTCCGTCCCCCTTTGGCGAAAACACTCCTATGACCGCCTCCACCTTCACGTCCCCAATCGTTTTTGCCACCTTCCAGCCATGCCCTTCCCTTCCTCCACCCCAAACTACCTTCCTAAGGTCAACTTCCTCGACTATTTGGACCGGTACGCCGAGAATTTCAGAATCCGACCGCTGTATCGCCGAAATGTGGAGGCGGCACAATTCGATCACCCAGAGGGGAAGTGGAAGGTTAGAGCTAGGAATTTGGACAAGGGTGAAATGGAGGAGTTTAGGAGTAGATTTTTAGTGGTGGCGACGGGTGAGACGGCGGAGGCTTACACACCGGCAGTCCCGGGGATGGAGGAATTTGGCGGGGATTTGATGCATTCAACGAAGTTTAAATCGGGAAAAGGGTTTGAAGGGAAGAATGTGTTGGTTGTTGGGGCAGGAAATTCAGGGATGGAAATTGCTTTGGATCTTTGTCTTCATGCTGCTAATACTTCCCTTGTTGTTCGGAGCCCG gtGCATTTTATGTCAAGAAGAATGATCGGGTTGGGATTGGATATGTTAAAGTATAATTTGCCAATTTGGTTTGTGGATTCATTGATGGTGATGCTAAGCAAACTAATATATGGAAACCTCACCAATTATGGAATCAAAAGACCTGTTGAAGGCCCATTTTCTATGAAAGCCAAGTATGGAAAGTATCCTATAATTGACGTAGGAACCCTTGAGCAAATTAAATGTGGGCAAATtcag GTATTGGCTACAGAAATAGCAAGCATAAAAGGGAAGAATAATGTAGTgttcaaaaatggaaaatgcTATCAATTTGACTCCATCATATTTTGCACTGGCTTCAAAAGGTCAACAAATCTCTGGCTCAAG GGAGATGAGTATCTTTTGAATGATGATGGACTACCAAAACCAAGTTACCCTAATCACTGGAAAGGAAAGAATGGGTTATATTGTGTAGGACTATCAAGAAGAGGCCTATATGGAGCTAATTTAGATGCTCAAAATGTTGCTAAAGATATATCAACTCAAATCTACAAGTTTGGATCatag